The genomic window ACTGGACGCCGCCGAGCGCCAGCGCCTGGGCGCCGACTGGCAGCAGGCGCTGGCCCAGAACGCCGAGCTGCGCCTGTGGCTGGACGGCCAACTGAGCGGCACCGGCTATACGCACATCGACCGCATCCTGCTGGACAGCGCCAGCGAATCCTGGCGCCCGGTGCAATCGCTGATCGGCCCGACCATGGCCTATGTCGACGGCCTGTTCGTCAGCGACCTGCTGGCCGCCTGGCGCCTGCGCGAACAGGTCGCGGCAGGCGTATTGCAACTGCGCGGCGACGACTTCTGGAAGAACGCCGAGGTGCGGCTCGCCTAGGCCCGGCCGCGGCAGCCCTGCTAAACTCGCGCCCTTTTTCGAGGAGGCCGCATGTCCAACGCCCCCACCAGTGAAGTGCTGCTGCGCCAGATCGAGCGCTTCCAGGGCCGCGTCCTGCTCGCCGGCCTACCCGCCGACGGCCTGCTCGGCGAGCTACCCCATGCCCAGGGCTGGAGCTGGCACGCCGGCGATGCCCGACAGCTTGAAAACCGCCATACCGGCCGCTGCCACTTCGGCGCCACGCCGCCGGCGGGCCAGTTCGACGCCGCCGTGCTGTTCCTGCCCAAGTCCCGCGAGCTGACCGACTACCTGCTGGCCGCCCTGGCCAGCGCCGTGCCCGATGGCGAGCTGTACCTGGTTGGCGAGAAACGCGCCGGCGTCGAACGCGCCAGCAAGCAGCTGGGCGAATTCGGCCGCGCCAGCAAGCTGGACAGCGCCCGTCACTGCCAGCTGTGGCACACCCACATCGACGGCGCGCCGGCCGCACCCGACCTGCATGGCCTGGCGCAACGCTACGAACTGCCGCTGGCCGACGGCCCGCTGCAGGTCATCACCCTGCCCGGCGTGTTCAGCCATGGCCGCCTGGATCGCGGCAGCGCGCTGCTGCTGGAACACCTGGCCGACTTGCCGAGCGGCCACCTGCTGGACTTCGGCTGTGGCGCCGGGGTACTCGGCGCCACGCTCAAGCGACGTTATCCACAGAGCCGGCTGACCCTGCTGGACGTCGATGCCTTCGCGGTCGAAAGCAGCCGCCTGACCCTGGCCGCCAATGGCCTGGAGGGCGAGGTGATCGCCGGCGACGGCATCGACGCCGCGCCGCAGGATCTCGCCGCCATCGTCAGCAATCCGCCCTTCCACCAGGGCGTGCACACCAGCT from Pseudomonas sp. GCEP-101 includes these protein-coding regions:
- a CDS encoding class I SAM-dependent methyltransferase → MSNAPTSEVLLRQIERFQGRVLLAGLPADGLLGELPHAQGWSWHAGDARQLENRHTGRCHFGATPPAGQFDAAVLFLPKSRELTDYLLAALASAVPDGELYLVGEKRAGVERASKQLGEFGRASKLDSARHCQLWHTHIDGAPAAPDLHGLAQRYELPLADGPLQVITLPGVFSHGRLDRGSALLLEHLADLPSGHLLDFGCGAGVLGATLKRRYPQSRLTLLDVDAFAVESSRLTLAANGLEGEVIAGDGIDAAPQDLAAIVSNPPFHQGVHTSYAATEQLLRQSARHLAPRGELRLVANSFLKYPPLIEQHLGPCRTLAEADGFRIYSARR